In a single window of the Oryctolagus cuniculus chromosome 2, mOryCun1.1, whole genome shotgun sequence genome:
- the TSPYL6 gene encoding LOW QUALITY PROTEIN: testis-specific Y-encoded-like protein 6 (The sequence of the model RefSeq protein was modified relative to this genomic sequence to represent the inferred CDS: inserted 4 bases in 4 codons; substituted 3 bases at 3 genomic stop codons) has protein sequence MEHQAAAFALKETNCSFKNGFLDGQMHSPGRQKVLETYSVGRSESEVIAGMKANNLKTEQLVAVDEEEKGQVMEKPVGEELKVMEGKRSTDEMKEKAGPQPGDAGLHRKPLEAXQLKLDTMNAQDDKVFLRLEQKYGKLCQYYLEQSNYIIQNIPGFWVTCFLEPPTVXDIEMLKYVTSLEVKELRHPRTGYKFKFFCGRNPYFRNKLIAKEDEVRSSGXVSLFTPIIWHQVHEPXFSLTETKIIIHSFTXFLEHSLSESNRIAAIIKEXLWPNSPQYYLLCAGAHRARXGQIREPMEISRPFRFQTG, from the exons ATGGAGCACCAAGCAGCAGCCTTTGCCTTGAAGGAAACTAACTGCAGCTTCAAAAATGGCTTTTTGGATGGACAAATGCACAGCCCAGGCAGGCAAAAAGTCCTAGAAACCTATAGTGTGGGGAGGTCGGAGTCTGAGGTGATAGCTGGAATGAAAGCCAATAACCTTAAGACTGAACAGCTAGTAGCAGTGGATGAGGAGGAGAAGGGTCAGGTGATGGAGAAGCCAGTAGGTGAAGAATTAAAAGTGATGGAGGGAAAAAGATCGACAGATGAGATGAAGGAGAAGGCAGGGCCCCAGCCTGGAGATGCAGGTCTCCACAGGAAGCCCCTGGAGG ATCAGCTGAAACTGGACACCATGAATGCTCAAGATGACAAGGTGTTCCTCCGGCTGGAACAGAAGTATGGGAAGCTGTGCCAGTACTACCTGGAGCAGAGCAACTACATCATTCAGAACATCCCAGGCTTCTGGGTCACTTGCTTCTTAGAACCACCCACTGTCTAAGATATAGAGATGTTAAAGTATGTAACCAGTTTAGAGGTGAAGGAGCTCAGACACCCTAGGACAGGTTACAAGTTCAAATTTTTCTGTGGAAGAAACCCCTACTTCAGAAACAAGCTGATTGCCAAGGAGGATGAGGTCAGATCCTCCG CAGTGTCTCTTTTCACTCCAATCATATGGCATCAAGTTCATGAAC GCTTTTCATTGACAGAAACCAAAATCATTATCCACAGCTTCACCTGATTTCTAGAACACAGTCTTTCAGAATCCAATAGGATTGCTGCGATTATCAAAG CCCTCTGGCCAAATTCACCACAATACTACCTGTTGTGTGCAGGGGCTCACAGGGCAAGATGAGGCCAGATAAGAGAACCAATGGAGATATCCAGGCCCTTTAGGTTCCAAACTGGTTAA